The Candidatus Abyssobacteria bacterium SURF_5 genome contains a region encoding:
- a CDS encoding PDZ domain-containing protein: MSEKIEFRKKRRIAPHRAISGIALAFLMLAVAGLFILQAPRNSHSLEPPQPSGQSRPPTQEEVRTVIVDAAGKASPAVVSIGVVTTQVVRGHFPEYDEFFHFFFGDIMPPSRLYRYRQAIPNIGSGVIVSPDGYVVTNEHVVHGAEEITVVTPDGLTLTGELAGVHEPSDIAIIKVDAENLPYVAMGDSDDLMVGEWAIAIGNPFGNLLEDAHPSVTLGVVSAKMRSFKPDPSGRVYVDMIQTDAAINPGNSGGPLVNYKGEAIGINTFIFTRSGGSLGIGFAIPINRVKKILDEVERYGRVRDVWLGFTVATVDEETARALGLPAGGALVRSVEMRSPADQAGLRAGDIITHVNARAIRNADDVITAFGSALVGESFSITVLQKNQELALTLNAQEAKR; encoded by the coding sequence ATGAGCGAGAAGATAGAATTTCGGAAAAAGCGCCGGATTGCGCCTCATCGAGCCATAAGCGGCATTGCTTTGGCGTTCTTGATGTTGGCGGTGGCTGGTCTCTTTATCCTTCAGGCGCCGCGCAACTCGCATTCGCTTGAACCGCCACAACCGTCCGGTCAGAGCCGGCCGCCCACGCAGGAGGAAGTGAGGACGGTGATTGTGGATGCTGCCGGTAAAGCGAGTCCGGCCGTAGTCAGCATCGGTGTGGTTACCACTCAGGTTGTGCGGGGGCACTTCCCGGAGTACGACGAATTTTTCCACTTCTTTTTTGGCGATATCATGCCGCCCAGCCGGCTGTACAGATATCGGCAGGCGATTCCGAATATCGGCTCCGGCGTGATCGTGTCGCCGGACGGATATGTTGTCACGAATGAGCATGTGGTCCACGGCGCGGAGGAGATAACCGTTGTGACTCCCGATGGGTTGACGCTGACGGGGGAACTGGCGGGCGTGCATGAGCCCTCGGATATTGCCATTATCAAAGTGGATGCGGAGAATCTGCCGTACGTCGCGATGGGCGACTCGGATGATCTGATGGTGGGTGAATGGGCTATCGCCATCGGAAATCCTTTCGGTAATCTTCTTGAGGACGCCCACCCGTCGGTGACGCTTGGGGTGGTAAGCGCCAAGATGCGATCGTTCAAGCCGGATCCCAGCGGGCGAGTCTATGTTGATATGATCCAGACGGACGCGGCCATCAATCCGGGCAACAGCGGCGGTCCACTGGTGAATTACAAAGGTGAGGCGATCGGCATCAACACGTTCATATTCACCCGAAGCGGCGGCTCACTCGGCATTGGATTTGCAATCCCGATCAACCGTGTGAAGAAGATACTGGATGAAGTGGAGCGGTACGGCAGAGTGCGTGATGTGTGGCTCGGTTTCACGGTTGCAACGGTGGATGAAGAAACTGCCCGCGCTCTCGGATTGCCTGCCGGCGGGGCGCTCGTGCGATCGGTGGAAATGAGGAGTCCCGCGGATCAAGCCGGATTGCGGGCGGGCGACATTATTACGCACGTGAATGCGAGGGCCATTCGTAATGCCGATGATGTAATTACCGCATTCGGGAGCGCGCTGGTGGGCGAAAGCTTCTCGATTACGGTGTTGCAAAAAAACCAGGAACTGGCTCTGACTCTGAACGCCCAAGAAGCCAAACGGTAG
- a CDS encoding 2-phosphosulfolactate phosphatase, giving the protein MKKARGGIEALGADVLLTAEEVKLEKVEKAVCVVVDVLRATTTIVTALANQCAGILPVETPEEARRVAAEKQYLLGGERNGLKIEGFHFGNSPLEYSRENIFGRFIIFTTTNGTRAIRSCAGADTVLMAAFVNGKAVADFLKTVEKPILMVCAGTRGEPSIEDTACAGMLLEDLQRKLSERAEEAVALWRAHQHDVAGMMKRESAHGRGLVELGFEKDIEFAAEANKFSVIPVLHGGLIVRKS; this is encoded by the coding sequence ATGAAGAAAGCAAGAGGCGGAATCGAGGCTTTGGGAGCGGATGTTCTTCTCACGGCCGAAGAGGTGAAGCTGGAGAAGGTAGAAAAGGCGGTTTGCGTTGTGGTCGACGTTCTGCGGGCGACAACTACGATTGTTACCGCACTTGCCAACCAATGCGCGGGAATATTGCCTGTGGAGACGCCGGAGGAGGCGCGGCGGGTTGCGGCGGAAAAACAATATCTTCTTGGCGGCGAGCGCAATGGATTGAAAATAGAGGGGTTTCATTTCGGTAATTCGCCGCTCGAGTACAGTCGCGAAAATATTTTTGGGCGCTTTATCATTTTCACGACGACCAACGGCACGCGCGCCATCCGATCCTGCGCCGGAGCCGATACGGTATTAATGGCTGCATTTGTGAACGGAAAAGCTGTTGCGGATTTTTTGAAAACGGTGGAAAAACCGATTCTTATGGTATGTGCCGGTACCCGCGGTGAACCTTCCATCGAGGATACCGCATGTGCGGGAATGCTGCTTGAGGATCTGCAGCGCAAGCTTTCAGAGCGGGCCGAGGAAGCCGTGGCGCTTTGGAGGGCGCACCAGCATGATGTTGCGGGCATGATGAAAAGGGAGAGCGCCCACGGAAGGGGTCTGGTCGAATTGGGATTTGAGAAGGATATAGAATTCGCCGCCGAGGCCAATAAGTTCTCTGTTATTCCGGTCTTGCACGGCGGCCTGATAGTGAGGAAGTCGTAA
- a CDS encoding MBL fold metallo-hydrolase, protein MKIFAVGHSTFKLELNGQVIFTDPWFGTSGFVNRLFARRIFPVGVRAKSIERCDLMLVSHGHIDHVCQEAFAVARRLNSLVIGPPGIILRARRARVPHVHDLSPGGVIKRGDITITGVPAVHPLSRNALGYLLEGERSIYFSGDTRFDWGIVEFLKDRAIDVAILQVSCAFYPWLNGADGMDVNYAEELAKAIRPKYVIPMHFDCAGKYVDLIAGKRVTEYDLELENSLERFRRRLLSHGIGCGILYSGQTVNL, encoded by the coding sequence ATGAAGATATTTGCGGTTGGCCATTCTACATTTAAGCTTGAGCTTAACGGGCAGGTGATATTCACCGATCCCTGGTTTGGGACGTCGGGATTTGTCAATCGGCTGTTTGCCCGACGCATTTTTCCGGTCGGTGTGAGGGCGAAATCGATTGAACGGTGCGACCTGATGCTGGTCTCTCACGGGCACATCGATCATGTGTGTCAAGAAGCTTTTGCGGTTGCTCGCCGGCTGAATTCTCTTGTCATCGGGCCGCCCGGAATAATCCTGCGGGCCCGGAGGGCGCGCGTTCCCCATGTTCATGATCTGAGTCCGGGAGGTGTCATAAAGAGAGGGGATATTACAATAACGGGAGTTCCGGCCGTTCATCCATTGTCAAGGAATGCACTGGGCTACCTTCTTGAGGGGGAGAGGAGCATTTACTTCAGTGGTGACACCCGTTTTGACTGGGGAATCGTTGAATTTCTGAAGGATCGAGCGATCGACGTCGCGATCCTTCAGGTTTCCTGCGCATTCTATCCATGGTTGAATGGAGCCGACGGCATGGACGTCAATTATGCAGAAGAACTGGCTAAGGCTATTCGTCCGAAATACGTGATTCCCATGCATTTTGATTGTGCCGGCAAATATGTGGATCTTATTGCCGGGAAGAGGGTGACGGAATATGACCTTGAGCTTGAGAATTCTTTGGAGCGCTTTCGGCGGCGCCTGTTAAGCCATGGCATAGGATGTGGTATTCTATATTCGGGACAAACGGTTAATCTTTAG
- a CDS encoding metallophosphoesterase codes for MRFAIISDIHSNLHAFTAVLEEIAQRKVEGVFLLGDIVGYNAFPSEVIELVIRNNIPSIMGNHDIVCCGLENPIWFNSAAREASLWTRKRLSEEEKRFLRQMPNERTVHENIFAVHGSPVSRDDYLMDLMDALNNFQHLPNKNINICLYGHTHIPAIFSDRGPSHDLGYEGKHILNPRNRHFMNPGSVGQPRDGDPRASFAILDLEEFSFEIIRIKYDIDSAMRAVLKSGLPQFLAERLQVGA; via the coding sequence ATGAGATTTGCGATAATTTCCGATATACATTCCAACTTGCATGCGTTCACGGCGGTCCTGGAGGAGATAGCACAGCGGAAGGTCGAAGGCGTCTTTTTGCTCGGTGACATAGTGGGATACAACGCATTTCCCTCGGAAGTTATCGAGCTTGTCATCCGGAACAACATCCCCTCGATCATGGGAAACCATGATATCGTCTGCTGCGGCCTCGAAAATCCGATCTGGTTCAACTCGGCCGCCCGCGAAGCCTCTCTATGGACCCGTAAGCGCCTCTCCGAAGAAGAAAAGCGGTTCTTGCGCCAGATGCCGAACGAGCGGACGGTTCACGAAAATATCTTTGCCGTTCACGGCAGCCCGGTGTCCCGAGACGACTATCTCATGGACTTGATGGACGCACTGAACAATTTCCAGCATCTGCCGAATAAAAACATCAACATCTGCTTGTACGGTCACACCCATATCCCCGCTATCTTCAGCGATCGAGGCCCGTCTCACGACTTGGGATACGAGGGCAAACACATCCTGAATCCGCGCAACAGACACTTTATGAATCCGGGCTCCGTCGGCCAGCCCCGCGACGGCGACCCGAGGGCGTCTTTTGCCATTCTGGATCTCGAGGAGTTCTCCTTTGAGATCATTCGCATCAAATACGACATCGATTCCGCAATGCGCGCAGTCCTGAAGAGCGGGTTGCCGCAGTTTCTGGCGGAGCGACTGCAGGTTGGAGCCTGA
- a CDS encoding response regulator, producing the protein MVFTSGKKGELIAMRRHIFRFGLRFKITAYISLVVILTAAILGWFLVRRQVNEIAGHLKEKGAVLGRNVASASEYGVLTNNNTIIENIIDGLANEKDVVYCIIYDVNGKPLSSTTSLPRDIDGISPAAAFEVTERALKTDRLLIQSFTEDERQTPVYDIAAPIFTEKSPSLSGEEVLLGLGEDDVEAIQEKIGVARIGISLEEMNKEIRMARRTIAEVTLTVVIFAIAVTVFLVRLIVNPVRQLAAATQRVASGDLDKPVVINTNDEIGELGASFNKMTEDLKRYRNELREYSRTLEQKVEVRTKELRLINEELHRTNRQLEAVSKLKSEFLANMSHELRTPLNAIIGFSEILCDQAFGVLNDKQMKYAHNVVVSGKHLLILINEILDLAKVESGKMDLHPESFSVETAMTEIINFARGLASRKDITIRRRFSPKLVTITADLKKFKQIFYNLLSNAIKFTPEGGTVEVTSDLVGDFEASGEEGFVRRRYAEFCVKDNGIGIDTADQERIFGEFQQVDGSYSRQYEGTGLGLALTKKLVELHGGSIWVESEKGKGSAFYWTLPVTDVDIVEPVKETTGKSSSRTNGNLLKPASTEQKAALVIDDDPISAELLRTYLEEAGYRVLISASGKEGIEIARSTHPSVITLDLILPDSDGWHILRELKTLKETADIPVIIASVLQDEKAGADLGASGYVVKPISRAQLIARIDAVRNGKEHEHVSNVLVVDTDEQFCESLGSVLEDRAFTVSRAHSGVEGIELIMKNTPDLIFLDIKLSDISGMELIEFLKMDEKTKDIPIIVLSDQDLSNEEKNLLSGKVEAIAKKEQGTRCGFFSEVDKVESLIRSRKEIG; encoded by the coding sequence TTGGTATTCACCAGCGGCAAAAAGGGGGAATTGATCGCGATGCGCCGGCACATTTTCCGGTTCGGGCTCCGCTTCAAGATCACTGCATATATTTCTCTGGTCGTTATCTTAACTGCCGCCATTCTGGGCTGGTTTCTGGTTCGCCGGCAGGTCAATGAAATAGCAGGACATTTGAAGGAGAAAGGAGCCGTCCTCGGGCGGAACGTCGCTTCCGCCAGCGAATATGGTGTATTAACTAATAATAACACCATCATCGAAAACATTATTGACGGCCTCGCCAACGAAAAAGACGTCGTCTATTGCATCATCTACGACGTCAATGGCAAACCGCTCTCCTCCACCACCAGCCTTCCCAGAGATATCGACGGCATCTCCCCCGCCGCCGCTTTTGAAGTGACCGAACGCGCCCTGAAGACCGACAGGCTCCTCATCCAGTCATTCACCGAAGACGAACGTCAAACGCCGGTATACGATATTGCCGCTCCTATCTTCACCGAAAAATCACCCTCACTTTCGGGGGAAGAAGTGCTCCTGGGATTGGGCGAAGATGACGTGGAAGCGATCCAGGAAAAAATCGGCGTCGCCCGCATCGGCATTTCCCTCGAAGAAATGAACAAGGAAATCAGGATGGCGCGCCGCACCATCGCAGAGGTTACGCTCACCGTCGTTATTTTTGCGATCGCCGTTACCGTCTTCCTCGTTCGACTGATCGTCAACCCCGTCCGCCAACTCGCCGCCGCTACCCAGCGAGTGGCTAGCGGAGACCTTGACAAGCCCGTTGTCATCAATACAAACGACGAGATCGGCGAACTCGGAGCCTCCTTCAATAAAATGACCGAAGACCTGAAACGATATCGGAACGAATTGAGAGAGTACAGCCGCACCCTCGAACAAAAAGTCGAGGTAAGAACCAAGGAACTCCGCCTCATAAACGAGGAGCTTCACCGCACAAACAGGCAACTCGAAGCCGTAAGCAAACTGAAATCGGAATTCCTCGCGAACATGAGCCACGAGCTCCGGACTCCGTTGAACGCTATCATCGGGTTTTCCGAAATCCTGTGCGACCAGGCTTTCGGTGTCTTGAATGACAAACAAATGAAATACGCGCATAACGTCGTCGTCAGCGGAAAACACCTTCTGATCCTCATAAATGAAATCCTCGATCTCGCCAAAGTCGAATCCGGCAAAATGGATCTCCACCCGGAGAGTTTCTCGGTGGAAACCGCAATGACGGAGATAATAAATTTCGCCCGCGGGCTCGCTTCGAGAAAAGATATCACGATCCGCAGGCGGTTTTCGCCGAAACTGGTCACCATCACAGCCGATCTCAAAAAGTTCAAGCAGATTTTCTATAACCTGCTGAGCAATGCCATCAAGTTCACGCCGGAAGGCGGGACGGTCGAGGTTACCAGTGATTTGGTCGGAGACTTCGAAGCCTCCGGCGAAGAAGGATTCGTGCGAAGACGCTACGCCGAGTTCTGTGTGAAGGATAACGGAATCGGAATCGATACGGCCGACCAAGAACGCATTTTCGGCGAATTCCAACAAGTCGACGGATCGTATTCGCGCCAATACGAGGGCACCGGCCTTGGGCTCGCCCTCACAAAAAAACTGGTCGAGCTGCATGGAGGATCGATCTGGGTCGAAAGCGAAAAAGGCAAAGGAAGCGCCTTTTACTGGACTCTTCCCGTCACCGATGTCGATATCGTTGAACCCGTAAAGGAGACCACGGGAAAAAGCTCCTCCCGCACCAACGGAAATCTGCTCAAGCCGGCGTCAACTGAGCAAAAAGCGGCGCTGGTAATCGATGACGACCCGATCTCGGCGGAATTGTTGCGAACCTACCTCGAAGAAGCCGGCTATCGCGTCCTGATCAGCGCCAGCGGCAAAGAGGGAATTGAGATCGCCCGGTCAACGCATCCTTCCGTAATCACGCTCGACCTCATTCTCCCCGACAGCGACGGCTGGCATATATTGCGAGAGTTGAAAACTCTCAAAGAGACGGCTGATATCCCCGTCATCATCGCTTCCGTGCTTCAGGACGAGAAGGCCGGCGCTGACCTTGGCGCTTCGGGATATGTCGTGAAACCGATTTCGCGCGCTCAATTGATTGCCCGCATCGACGCCGTCCGCAACGGAAAAGAACACGAGCATGTGTCCAATGTCCTCGTCGTTGATACCGACGAACAATTCTGCGAATCCCTCGGGTCCGTCTTGGAAGATCGCGCCTTCACCGTTTCCCGAGCGCATTCCGGCGTCGAGGGAATCGAATTGATCATGAAGAATACACCCGACCTCATTTTCCTCGACATCAAACTGTCCGACATCAGCGGAATGGAATTGATCGAATTTCTGAAAATGGATGAAAAGACGAAGGATATCCCCATCATAGTCCTGAGCGACCAGGATCTCTCTAATGAGGAAAAAAATCTCCTCAGCGGAAAGGTGGAGGCAATAGCAAAAAAGGAGCAGGGTACCAGGTGCGGATTCTTCAGTGAAGTTGACAAAGTGGAAAGCCTCATCCGATCCAGAAAGGAAATCGGGTAA
- a CDS encoding response regulator — MQPARILVVEDNLMNMELAVDLLTLQGYEVLEAHTGLEALEITGKEELDLILMDVQLPGMDGLTLTKKIRENPKTRNIPIVALTAHAMKGDEERILQQGCTGYISKPIDTREFPKAVERFIRKPKKG; from the coding sequence ATGCAGCCTGCACGCATTCTCGTCGTCGAAGATAACCTGATGAACATGGAACTGGCAGTCGACCTGCTCACGCTTCAGGGGTACGAGGTCCTGGAGGCACACACCGGACTGGAAGCCCTCGAAATCACCGGCAAAGAAGAGCTGGACCTCATCCTCATGGATGTTCAGTTGCCCGGCATGGACGGACTTACCCTTACCAAAAAAATCAGAGAAAACCCTAAGACACGGAATATACCGATCGTGGCGCTTACCGCACACGCCATGAAGGGCGATGAAGAACGAATCCTGCAACAGGGATGCACAGGCTATATCTCCAAACCCATCGATACCCGCGAATTCCCTAAAGCCGTCGAACGCTTCATCAGGAAACCGAAGAAAGGGTAA
- a CDS encoding hybrid sensor histidine kinase/response regulator encodes MLSMAQTNSATAARILIVEDDPRNIDLLKAQLSEQGYLIEAAVDGEDALQRVTLKKPDLILLDIMLPKKSGFEVCKVIKTGADTRSIPVIMVTALKDMESRIKGITVGADDFLTRPVDKSELVSRVKSMLRIKRLHDELLRESEHAHMASEQLQLQQRVMKSMSTQLMQASHLKYEFIVNMSHALRTPLNVIIGFSEMMQDELVGALNERQSKYVNNVLESGRELQKLITNIVDVFKIDTGKVPLEMTEFSLDDLIQSAVKQFEQAVREKNVRVSVEVAPSVARIYADPQKLLTILHNLLSNALKVTPPGGRVAITARRDGPTALICVEDTGIGLSPEECLKVFQEFYKTPDSAAAGGSGLGLAIAKKLVLLQNGDIWAESNKGKGTRFFFTLPCDRIETRS; translated from the coding sequence ATGCTCTCCATGGCGCAGACGAATTCAGCAACTGCCGCTCGTATTCTCATCGTCGAGGACGACCCGCGAAACATCGACCTCCTCAAGGCGCAGCTCTCAGAACAGGGCTACCTCATTGAAGCGGCCGTTGACGGGGAGGACGCTTTGCAGCGCGTCACTCTCAAAAAGCCCGACTTGATCCTGCTCGACATCATGCTTCCGAAAAAAAGCGGATTCGAGGTCTGCAAGGTCATTAAGACAGGAGCCGATACCCGCTCCATTCCGGTTATCATGGTGACCGCCCTCAAAGATATGGAGAGCCGCATCAAAGGCATCACTGTCGGTGCGGACGATTTCCTTACCCGGCCCGTTGACAAATCCGAACTCGTCTCACGCGTCAAATCGATGCTGCGCATTAAAAGGCTTCACGATGAGCTGCTGAGGGAATCCGAGCACGCGCATATGGCAAGCGAACAACTCCAACTCCAGCAGCGCGTCATGAAGTCCATGTCCACTCAGCTCATGCAGGCCAGCCACCTCAAGTACGAGTTCATCGTCAATATGAGCCACGCCCTCAGAACTCCTCTGAACGTCATCATCGGCTTCTCGGAAATGATGCAGGACGAACTGGTCGGAGCGCTGAACGAACGACAGAGCAAGTACGTCAATAATGTGCTCGAGAGCGGCCGCGAGCTCCAAAAATTGATCACCAATATCGTGGATGTCTTCAAGATCGATACCGGAAAAGTGCCGCTCGAAATGACCGAATTCTCGCTTGACGACCTCATCCAATCGGCCGTCAAACAATTTGAACAAGCCGTCCGCGAGAAAAACGTCAGGGTTTCTGTCGAAGTGGCGCCCTCCGTGGCCCGCATCTATGCTGACCCGCAAAAACTCTTGACTATTTTGCATAATCTCCTCTCGAACGCCCTGAAAGTCACTCCCCCGGGAGGACGCGTCGCGATCACCGCCCGCCGGGACGGTCCAACCGCCCTTATCTGCGTTGAAGATACGGGAATCGGGCTTTCCCCGGAAGAATGTTTAAAGGTGTTCCAGGAATTTTATAAGACACCCGACTCCGCCGCCGCCGGAGGCAGCGGGCTGGGATTAGCCATCGCCAAAAAGCTCGTCCTCCTGCAGAACGGCGACATTTGGGCGGAAAGCAACAAGGGGAAGGGAACCAGATTCTTCTTCACCCTTCCGTGCGACCGAATAGAAACGAGAAGCTGA
- a CDS encoding PAS domain S-box protein — translation MNEPKGGGAYSPAPDILSIPSPKWIKCMFESFIDSIDIGIFVLDCNGVINRVNKSLLDQYRLNTEELLGRNIFELMPDLADLGVEKRFRQIIGERKSLELTNVQRRDRFGRNIVFNIKGIPIIEDDDIVGILAVMSDITEKRALESQVAETEEYLHNLIDNANDIIYTLDLDGYITFLNKMGQQVTGYQFDPKERAHYSAYVPENTLQKNDRHFQEALAGRPQRYESTIIGSDGKIVNVLTNISTVRKDEKVVGVLGIARDITERKQMEAQLLQAGKMAAIGELAAGVAHEINNPVAIISGTAEQLLFLMNYYRERPQDMTERLAKHVETIHEQAARCKKITQGLLNFARKTETHTTIVNLPKLLEETVALVDNRALAEGKAIQMRLDHDVSTIEADPYQLEQVFLNMVNNAVDAVAENGTITLEARRKKDAVVVKVIDDGIGISEQNIKKIFDPFFTTKPPGKGTGLGLSICFGIIQSMNGTISVKSKPGAGTTFTITLPMGRNDPK, via the coding sequence ATGAATGAGCCCAAAGGAGGGGGCGCGTATTCCCCCGCGCCGGATATTCTCTCCATTCCATCACCCAAATGGATCAAGTGCATGTTCGAGTCGTTCATCGATTCGATCGATATCGGTATCTTCGTGCTGGATTGCAACGGCGTGATCAATAGAGTCAATAAATCCCTCCTGGATCAGTACCGCCTGAACACGGAAGAGCTTTTGGGGCGCAATATTTTCGAATTGATGCCCGATTTGGCGGATCTCGGAGTCGAAAAACGGTTTCGCCAGATCATCGGCGAGCGCAAAAGTTTGGAACTCACCAACGTTCAGCGGCGCGACCGCTTCGGCCGCAACATCGTGTTCAATATCAAGGGAATCCCGATCATCGAGGACGACGACATCGTCGGCATCCTGGCTGTGATGAGCGACATTACCGAGAAACGCGCGCTGGAATCTCAGGTAGCCGAGACCGAAGAATACCTGCACAATCTCATCGACAACGCAAATGACATCATCTACACCCTCGATCTGGATGGATATATCACCTTTCTGAACAAGATGGGACAACAGGTTACCGGCTATCAATTTGATCCGAAAGAAAGAGCGCATTATTCCGCCTATGTCCCCGAGAATACCCTGCAAAAAAACGACCGGCATTTCCAGGAAGCGCTCGCGGGACGACCACAGCGATATGAATCCACCATCATCGGTTCCGACGGCAAAATAGTGAATGTGCTTACCAACATTTCCACCGTCCGAAAAGATGAAAAGGTCGTCGGCGTTCTCGGGATCGCCAGAGATATCACCGAGCGCAAACAGATGGAGGCGCAATTGCTTCAGGCGGGTAAAATGGCCGCCATCGGCGAGTTGGCGGCCGGCGTCGCACATGAAATCAATAATCCTGTCGCGATTATCAGCGGTACCGCCGAACAATTGCTCTTTCTCATGAACTACTATCGCGAGCGACCGCAGGACATGACCGAACGACTGGCAAAACACGTCGAGACCATTCACGAACAGGCGGCCCGCTGCAAAAAAATCACGCAGGGACTGCTGAATTTCGCCCGCAAGACAGAAACTCACACAACCATTGTGAACTTGCCGAAGCTGCTCGAAGAAACGGTGGCGCTTGTCGATAATCGTGCGCTTGCAGAAGGGAAAGCCATTCAGATGCGCCTCGACCATGACGTCTCCACCATCGAGGCGGATCCATACCAGCTCGAGCAGGTCTTTCTCAACATGGTCAATAACGCCGTCGACGCCGTTGCGGAAAACGGCACGATCACGCTCGAAGCGCGCAGAAAAAAGGACGCCGTCGTTGTCAAAGTAATCGACGACGGCATCGGGATATCCGAGCAGAATATCAAAAAAATTTTCGACCCCTTTTTCACCACGAAGCCGCCCGGCAAAGGCACCGGCCTCGGCTTGTCTATCTGTTTTGGCATCATCCAGAGTATGAACGGAACAATCAGCGTGAAAAGTAAACCCGGGGCCGGAACAACCTTTACCATCACGCTGCCCATGGGAAGAAACGATCCGAAATGA
- a CDS encoding sigma-54-dependent Fis family transcriptional regulator has product MKKRPIKLLIVDDEEAYRNLLSERFTMIGDSVALAATGEEAIEKIRREPFDVGILDLRMPGMDGIDLFKKLKELQPISEIIFLTGQATVDVAIEAMKLGAYDFLTKPCQLSELQAVVHKAYEKKQLAEKVHHHTELQMRAGLVNLVGETPAMKNVKALITRVAPTESTVLIEGESGTGKEIVANSIHQNSLRSKNPFVIINCGAVPETLLESELFGHEKGAFTGAIRRKSGLFEIADSGTLFIDEVSEMSPGMQVKLLRVLETGRFRRVGDTKEIEVDVRVLCATNKTLLQEAAEGRFREDLFYRINVMSVALSPLRERLEDIPLLVRHFIRSSRHPQSEKIRVADEVIEAFLNYDWPGNVRELSNVIERAIILSNNNLITLREIPQLSASSSSDSNSTCSLSLNEVEKRHIKLVLQAQNGNKTRAAKILGISRPKLYRKMLRYDIPDTIQPQHTASHD; this is encoded by the coding sequence ATGAAGAAAAGGCCGATCAAACTCCTGATTGTTGACGACGAAGAGGCCTATCGGAACCTGCTCAGCGAGCGGTTCACCATGATAGGCGATTCAGTCGCACTTGCCGCGACCGGCGAAGAGGCCATCGAGAAAATCAGGCGCGAACCGTTTGACGTGGGAATCCTCGACCTTCGTATGCCCGGCATGGACGGCATCGACTTGTTTAAAAAACTGAAAGAGTTACAGCCGATCTCGGAAATCATCTTCCTTACCGGGCAGGCCACCGTGGACGTCGCAATCGAGGCCATGAAGTTGGGCGCCTACGATTTTCTGACCAAGCCCTGCCAACTCTCCGAACTGCAGGCGGTCGTCCACAAGGCGTATGAAAAAAAGCAGCTCGCCGAAAAAGTGCACCACCACACCGAATTGCAGATGCGAGCCGGACTCGTCAACCTTGTCGGCGAAACCCCCGCCATGAAGAACGTAAAAGCGCTCATCACCCGCGTCGCGCCCACCGAATCAACCGTTCTCATCGAGGGCGAAAGCGGAACGGGAAAAGAAATCGTCGCCAATTCCATCCATCAGAACAGCCTCCGCAGCAAAAACCCGTTTGTCATCATCAATTGCGGCGCTGTCCCGGAAACCTTGCTCGAAAGTGAACTCTTCGGCCATGAAAAAGGAGCCTTTACCGGCGCCATCCGCCGAAAAAGCGGCCTCTTTGAAATCGCCGACTCCGGAACTCTCTTCATCGACGAAGTCAGTGAAATGAGCCCCGGCATGCAGGTCAAACTGCTGCGCGTCCTCGAAACCGGCCGCTTCAGAAGGGTCGGCGATACCAAGGAGATCGAAGTCGACGTGCGTGTTCTATGCGCTACCAATAAAACTTTGCTCCAGGAAGCAGCCGAAGGCAGATTCCGGGAAGACCTCTTCTATAGAATCAACGTCATGAGCGTGGCGCTGTCACCCCTGCGCGAACGCCTCGAAGATATCCCGCTCCTTGTCAGACATTTCATCCGGTCATCGCGACATCCGCAATCGGAAAAGATCCGAGTCGCAGACGAGGTCATCGAAGCGTTCCTCAATTACGATTGGCCCGGAAACGTCCGCGAACTCTCAAACGTCATCGAACGCGCCATCATCCTCTCCAACAACAACCTCATTACTCTGCGCGAAATCCCGCAGCTAAGTGCGAGCTCGAGCTCCGACTCGAACTCGACTTGCTCCCTTTCTCTTAATGAGGTGGAAAAACGCCATATCAAACTGGTGCTCCAGGCACAGAATGGAAATAAAACACGCGCGGCTAAAATCCTGGGCATCAGCAGACCCAAGTTATACCGAAAGATGCTGCGGTATGACATCCCTGACACCATTCAACCCCAGCACACCGCCTCCCACGACTAA